From Mya arenaria isolate MELC-2E11 chromosome 1, ASM2691426v1, a single genomic window includes:
- the LOC128205708 gene encoding cathepsin B-like, which yields MKAFILLLTVGTACCLKFDFHDHYFTEAFVNYHNSRSDVTWKATTENFKNVPAVGRMNYVKDLCGTFSAPEEQRLPVKDIEVTSVPDSFDARTQWPNCPSLKEVRDQGACGSCWAFGCVEAATDRICVQSGGKMNFHISAEDLTSCCHTCGNGCNGGFLEGAWNYLKHDGLVTGGQYNSKQGCQPYEIKACDHHVVGKLAPCKGDGPTPRCKKTCEAGYNNTFEKDKHYATSAYAVEGVEKIQTEIMTNGPVEAAFTVYADFPTYKSGVYQHKTGGALGGHAIKILGWGVEDSTPYWLVANSWNEDWGDQGFFKILRGQDECGIESNIVAGMMKLA from the coding sequence ATGAAGGCCTTTATTCTCCTACTGACAGTTGGGACAGCTTGCTGTCTGAAGTTTGACTTCCATGATCATTACTTCACGGAGGCGTTCGTTAACTACCATAACTCAAGGTCTGATGTCACGTGGAAGGCTACCACAGAGAACTTCAAGAATGTTCCAGCGGTTGGCAGAATGAACTACGTTAAGGACCTTTGTGGAACATTTTCTGCCCCGGAAGAACAGCGGCTCCCTGTTAAGGATATCGAGGTCACAAGCGTCCCTGACTCATTTGATGCCCGTACCCAGTGGCCAAACTGCCCATCCTTGAAGGAGGTTCGAGACCAGGGTGCCTGTGGATCATGCTGGGCTTTTGGGTGTGTCGAGGCTGCCACGGATAGAATTTGCGTGCAGTCCGGAGGAAAGATGAACTTCCACATCTCTGCTGAGGACCTAACCAGCTGTTGCCACACTTGCGGAAATGGATGTAATGGAGGATTCTTGGAGGGTGCCTGGAACTATTTGAAACATGATGGTCTTGTAACTGGTGGACAGTACAACAGCAAACAGGGTTGCCAGCCATACGAGATTAAGGCATGCGATCACCACGTCGTTGGCAAACTTGCCCCATGCAAGGGAGATGGCCCCACACCTCGCTGTAAAAAAACCTGTGAGGCGGGATATAACAACACATTTGAGAAGGACAAGCACTATGCCACGTCTGCCTACGCTGTGGAGGGTGTTGAGAAGATTCAGACAGAAATCATGACCAACGGTCCTGTAGAGGCTGCGTTCACTGTGTATGCTGATTTCCCAACATATAAGTCAGGCGTATATCAGCATAAGACTGGCGGTGCCCTTGGAGGTCATGCCATCAAGATTCTGGGCTGGGGCGTAGAGGATAGCACCCCATATTGGCTTGTTGCTAACTCCTGGAACGAGGACTGGGGTGACCAGGGATTCTTCAAGATTTTGCGCGGTCAAGATGAGTGCGGTATCGAGTCCAACATCGTCGCTGGTATGATGAAACTGGCCTAG
- the LOC128227026 gene encoding serine-enriched protein-like, translated as MESIVEDLQPLMEEDNSDCEEHFNHALDDYSSGYDSADVDVSDVDSDECMMSQNASCPSKHKPMCPDVGHQVRARVSSMKTLCESLKLILNMPEMCDVTFLVGTDNTPVHGVRSILATRSTVMYQLIHNHIKKLEGQSSFGVRLTIPVHKYDAEVFRMLIQFIHCGAATITDLTVTGLLCGACQFELGDLEVACWRYLRARLSSGHEETILDGSRKYKQHRKYAFIMEQIYKLLDQRFHHRKSSRTTKARETDV; from the exons ATGGAATCTATTGTAGAGGACCTTCAACCTTTGATGGAGGAAGATAATTCAGATTGTGAGGAACATTTCAACCACGCTCTAGATG ATTACTCATCGGGATACGATTCAGCAGACGTTGACGTATCAGACGTCGATTCAGATGAATGTATGATGTCACAAAACGCATCGTGCCCGTCTAAACATAAACCCATGTGCCCAGATGTAGGACATCAGGTGCGAGCACGCGTCAGTAGCATGAAAACCTTGTGCGAGAGTTTGAAGTTAATTCTCAACATGCCCGagatgtgtgacgtcacattccTGGTTGGAACAGACAACACGCCTGTACATGGTGTACGCTCAATCTTGGCTACAAGAAGCAC GGTGATGTACCAGCTAATCCACAACCATATCAAGAAATTAGAAGGGCAGTCATCCTTCGGAGTACGTCTGACGATACCGGTACACAAGTACGacgccgaggtgttccgaatgttgATACAGTTCATTCACTGCGGGGCCGCTACCATCACTGATTTAACTGTTAcag GTCTGCTTTGTGGCGCGTGTCAATTCGAGCTCGGGGACTTGGAGGTTGCCTGCTGGCGTTACCTCAGAGCAAGGCTCAGTTCGGGCCACGAGGAAACTATCCTCGATGGCTCCCGGAAGTACAAACAACATCGGAAATACGCCTTCATCATGGAACAG ATCTACAAATTATTGGACCAGAGATTCCACCATCGAAAGAGTTCCCGTACCACAAAGGCCCGTGAAACAGATGTATAG